The following coding sequences are from one Gossypium hirsutum isolate 1008001.06 chromosome A12, Gossypium_hirsutum_v2.1, whole genome shotgun sequence window:
- the LOC121211467 gene encoding uncharacterized protein, whose amino-acid sequence MSFSPPPPPIFAGENYNIWAMKMKKYLQAHDLWNVVLNDTEPPPLRANLTIAQIRQHSEDTAKKNKAMSCLQSRVSDVIFTRIVACDSPKQAWDKLKEEFQWLDKTRQQQLINLRRDFENLRMKESETIKQYADRIMATINNIRLLGDEFSDQRVVEKVITTLPEKYESKISSLEDSRDLLAIRLTELINALYAQEQRRANRMEEHSEGVFQAKSRESSSSSSSYKGKKPWLEKKEKGKKDAAKKKFQPCAHCKKTTHLEKYCWHRPDIQCRSCKQLGHIEKVCKNKPKAQTQH is encoded by the coding sequence ATGAGTttttcaccaccaccaccacctatTTTTGCTGGTGAAAACTACAACATTTGGGCTATGAAAATGAAGAAATATCTACAGGCACATGACCTGTGGAATGTTGTTCTAAATGACACAGAGCCACCTCCCTTGAGAGCTAATTTGACCATAGCTCAAATCAGGCAGCATAGTGAGGACACTGCCAAGAAGAACAAGGCCATGTCATGCCTTCAGAGTAGAGTTTCAGACGTTATTTTCACAAGGATAGTGGcttgtgactctccaaagcaggCTTGGGACAAACTCAAGGAGGAGTTTCAATGGTTAGACAAGACCAGGCAGCAACAACTGATAAACTTGAGAAGAGACTTCGAGAATTTAAGGATGAAGGAGTCTGAAACCATCAAGCAGTATGCTGACAGGATTATGGCCACAATCAACAACATAAGACTGCTTGGAGATGAGTTTAGTGACCAAAGGGTGGTTGAGAAAGTTATAACAACCTTACCAGAGAAGTATGAATCAAAAATTTCTTCTTTGGAAGACTCGAGGGACCTATTAGCCATTCGCTTGACAGAGTTGATAAATGCTCtctatgcacaagagcaaagaagagcaaacAGAATGGAGGAGCACTCTGAGGGAGTTTTTCAAGCCAAGAGTAGAGAAAGCTCAAGTTCAAGCTCAAGTtacaaaggcaagaagccttggctagaaaagaaagagaaaggcaAGAAGGATGCTGCCAAAAAGAAGTTTCAACCTTGTGCTCATTGCAAGAAGACTACTCACCTTGAAAAATATTGTTGGCACAGACCAGACATTCAGTGTAGAAGTTGCAAACAGCTTGGACACATTGAAAAAGTGTGTAAAAACAAGCCAAAAGCACAGACACAGCACTAG